A region from the Arcanobacterium buesumense genome encodes:
- the hpf gene encoding ribosome hibernation-promoting factor, HPF/YfiA family, whose product MEFVVKGRNAEVSDNFREFVEEKLAKIEQFAPRAQRVEVEVTHEPNPAQAEISERIEITVRDKGPVVRAEAATSDRYAAVDLAAQKLFERLRRKSERMKDRKHHVVKDVDAGELNVDQLLAEVTSSQEREEAPTQTPTRPTVVGETVETQVGDSPVIVRQKLYEAKPMSVEQAVDEMELVGHPFYLFIDEETSQPCAAYRRRGWTYGVIRLDAKTIDHGPGETE is encoded by the coding sequence GTGGAATTCGTAGTTAAAGGTCGCAATGCCGAAGTTAGTGACAACTTCCGTGAGTTTGTGGAAGAAAAACTGGCAAAGATTGAACAGTTTGCACCACGTGCCCAACGCGTTGAAGTTGAAGTAACTCATGAGCCGAATCCGGCGCAGGCGGAAATCTCTGAACGTATCGAAATCACCGTTCGAGATAAAGGACCAGTGGTTCGTGCTGAAGCAGCTACCTCAGATCGGTATGCTGCAGTTGATCTGGCGGCACAAAAGTTGTTTGAACGACTACGCCGCAAGAGTGAGCGAATGAAGGACCGTAAGCACCATGTTGTTAAAGATGTTGATGCTGGTGAACTCAATGTTGATCAATTGCTCGCGGAAGTGACGTCTTCTCAAGAGCGCGAAGAAGCGCCTACACAAACGCCAACTCGCCCCACTGTCGTTGGGGAAACTGTAGAAACTCAAGTTGGAGATTCGCCGGTTATTGTTCGCCAAAAGCTCTACGAAGCAAAGCCAATGTCAGTTGAACAAGCAGTAGACGAAATGGAACTTGTTGGCCACCCGTTCTACTTGTTTATTGACGAAGAAACCTCCCAGCCATGTGCAGCATATCGCCGTCGTGGGTGGACGTATGGAGTGATCCGTCTCGATGCTAAGACTATCGATCATGGCCCTGGGGAAACCGAATAA